The DNA sequence GGGCCGCCCGTCGGGGCCCAGCACCCGGAAGGTGACCGGCTGCACGCCCGCGGTGAGGATCGTGGCGTCGAGTTCGAGGGTGTACCCGTTCTCCGAGACCGAGAGGCCGCCGGGGCGGGCGCCGCCGTGGCCTGCGTGGCCTGCGTGACCTGCGTGATTGTTCATGACGTCTCCCCATGGTTGTTCCGCGCCCTGCGGCGTCGCCCCTTCTGGGCGATGATCAGAACCATATACCCCCTAGGGGTATCAGGAAAGGCCTGGCGACCGAAATCCCAGGAGAGACGAAAGAGGGCATCTACGGCGTAGATGCCCTCTTCGGATGGCCCGAGGCGGCCTCACCGGCCGCGGTCAGCGGCGGCTCAGGGTTGCCGCCGGAAGCTCAGGGTCTCCCCCTGGGCTCCGGTGCGCCACAGGTCGTTGCAGGCCTCGGCCAGTGCGTCCAGGCCGTCCACGACCTGGCCCCAGACGATGCCGGGGACCCAGCCGACATCGCCGTTGATCAGCAGGTTGTTGCGCTCGTAGAAGAGGGCGAGGTCGACGATCGTGCCGCTCTGGGGCCGGTCGTAGCCGTGCGACGACGTGCCCAACTCGGTGCCGGTGAACGTGAAATAGCACAGGTCGCCCGGGATGGGCGTGATGGTGGGGTTCTCCAGCGGGGGTTCTTCGGGGGCGAAGGGCGGGAAGAGGGCGTAGATCTCGTTGCGGGCGTACTTCGCGTGGTACACGTCGCCGCTCAGCGGCAGCGCGTCCCACACGGCCGCGCAGGTCACCGGGGCCTTGTCGGCGAGGAGCAGCGCCGTGGCCCGGACACCGCGCTTGGCGAGGGCGACTTCGATGTAGCGGTCTGCCATGCGCCCCATGGTCCTCCCGGGGCCTCCGCCCGCGTCAAGAGCGCCCTGGCCGGGGCGGGTTCGGGGCGAGGTTCCCGGCGGGGCCGGAATTGATCCGCATATCTCGCATCGGGTCGGGTAGTCGCGCGCCCATGGCTCCACCACTGAGCAACCCCATCAAGACAGCGAGCGGCAGGACGGACGGAGGCAGACCGGGGCGCGCGCCCGGTCCGCCCCGGCGTGCGGTCCTGGCGTCCGCCGCCGCCATCGGCGCGGTCGGCGCCCTCGGCGCGGCGGGCTGCAGCCGCGTGCCCACCGGGGACACGCTGGCCCGCCTGAAGTCACAGGGCACGGTGCGGCTCGGCATCGCGGGCGAGGCACCGTACGGATACATCAACGACAAAGGGGACTTCACCGGCGAGGCGGTGGAGCTCGCGAAGATCATCTTCAAGCGCCTCGGCGTCGGCGACGTACAGCCCGTCGCGACCGACTTCAGCTCGCTGATCCCGGGCCTCAAGACACAGCAGTTCGATGTCGTGTCCGCCGGGATGTACATCAACAAAGAGCGCTGCCAGCAGGTGATCTTCTCCGATCCCGAGTACCAGATGCTCGACTCCTTCATCGTCCGTAAGGGCAACCCGATGGGCCTCCACTCGTACGCGGACGTCGTGAAGAAGAAGGCCAAGTTCGGCACCGGGACCGGTTACGCCGAGATCGCGTACGCGGTCGACGCCGGGTACAAGGAGAGCGACATCGTGATCCTCCAGGATCCGGTCGCGGGCCTGAACGCCGTCGAGGCCGGGCGCATCGACGTCTTCGGCGGGACCGCCCTGACGACCCGCGGCGTCGTGAAGAAGAGCCGCAAGGCCGAGGCGACCGACCCGTTCGCGCCGATCGTGGACGGCAAGAAGCACGTCGACGGCGGCGGCTTCACGTTCCGCCCCTCGGACACCAAGCTCCGCGACGCCTTCAACGTGGAGATCCACAAGATGAAGAAGAGCGGCGAGCTCTTCCGGGTGCTCAAGCGGTTCGGCTTCACCAAGGCCGAGATGACCACCCTGACCGCCAAGGAGCTGTGCCGATGACAGCGGGCCTCTGGGAACACTGGGTCCTTCCCGGCATCTGGATCACCATCCAGCTCACGCTCTACAGCGCGGCGCTCGCGACGGTCGTGGCCTTCGCCGTCGGCATGGCGCGCACGCACCGGCTGCGCGTGGTGCGGTTCTTCGCCGCCTTCTACACCGAGGTCTTCCGGGGCATGTCCGCCCTGATCCTGATGTTCTGGATCTTCTTCGTCCTGCCCCAGCTCGCGGGCTGGGCGCTGGTGCCGATGTGGGCGGCCGTGCTCGCCCTCGGGCTCTCCTACGGCGCGTACGGCGCCGAGATCGTGCGCGGCGCCCTGAACGCGGTGGCTCCGGCGCAGCGCGAGGCGGGGGTCGCGCTGAGCTTCACGCCGTGGCAGCGGATGCGGCTCGTCCTGCTGCCGCAGGCGGTCCCGGAGATGATCCCGTCGTTCTGCAACCTGCTCGTCGAGCTGCTCAAGGGCACCGCCCTGGTGTCGCTGCTCGGCATCGGCGACGTGTCCTTCGCCGCGTACCTGGTGCGGCTCGCGACCACCGAGAGCGCGCAGATCTACTCGATCACGCTGGTCATCTACTTCGTGCTCGCGTTCCTGCTGACGCGCGGGATGAAGGTCCTGGAGCGGAAGGCCAAGGCCGGGATCGGGCAGTTCCCGGAGCCGGGCCAGGGCCTCGGGCCCTGGCTGAGGTTCCGCCGGCCGAGCGCCAAGTCCGGTGAGCTGAGCTCCACGGGCGTCACGGACGTCGCGGGCGTCTCGGGCATCACGGGCGTCTCGGGCATCACGGGTGCGACCGGCGGAGGTGGCGCGCGATGAACCACGGTACGGACAAATGGGACTGGGGCGCGGTCGCCGACTTCATGCCGCACTTCTGGGACGGAGTGCTCGTCACCCTCCAGGTGCTCGCGCTCGGCTCGCTGATCTCCTTCTCGGTGGGGCTCCTGTGGGCGCTCGCCTTCCGCGCGCCGACGCGGTTCATCCGCTGGCCGGTCGGCCTGATCACCGAGTTCATCCGCAACACGCCGCTGCTCGTGCAGCTGTTCTTCCTGTTCTTCGTGCTGCCGGAGTGGAACATCCAGTTCTCCGCCGAGACCACCGGCACGATCGCGATCGGCCTGCACTACTCGACGTACACCGCGCAGGTCTACCGCGCGGGCATCGAGGCCGTGCCCGTCGGCCAGTGGGAGGCGGCCAAGGCGCTGAGCCTGTCGTACCCGCGCACCTGGACCGCGGTGATCCTGCCGCAGGCGATCCGCCGCGTGGTCCCCGCGCTCGGCAACTACGTCATCGCGATGCTCAAGGACACCCCGCTGCTCGCCAGCATCGGCGTCCTGGAGCTGCTCCAGCGCTCGCGGCTCGAAGCGGCGCAGACCTTCCAGTACACGGAGGCCCTGACCGTCGTCGGCGTCGCCTTCATCCTCATCGCCTATCCGTCCTCCCTCCTCCTGCGAGCCCTGGAGCGCCGTCTTGTCCGCTGACACCCCCCTCTCCAAAGACCGGGCGAACCCGGCCGTCGACGGCAGCGAGCTGATCCGCTTCGACAAGGTCGTCAAGCGCTTCGGCTCGAACACGGTCCTGGACGAGCTGGACTTCTCCGTGGCCTCCGGCAAGCACGTCACGCTGATCGGCCCGTCCGGCTCCGGCAAGACGACGATCCTGCGGCTGCTCATGACGCTGATCAAGCCGGACGAGGGCACGATCAAGGTCGGCGACGCGTACCTCACGCACGAGGAGAAGAACGGCAGGCTCGTCCCCGCGGGCGAGAAGCACGTGCGCGAGGTCCGCAAGAACATCGGGATGGTCTTCCAGCAGTTCAACCTGTTCCCGAACATGAAGGTGCTCCGCAACATCACGGAGGCGCCCGTCACCGTCCTCGGCCTCTCCAAGGACGAGGCCGAGCAGCGCGCCCGCGACCTGCTCGACCTGGTCGGCCTCGGCGACAAGTGCGACGCCTATCCGACGCAGCTGTCCGGCGGCCAGCAGCAGCGGGTCGCCATCGCCCGCGCGCTCGCCATGCGTCCGCAGGTGCTGCTCCTGGACGAGGTGACGTCGGCGCTCGACCCGGAGCTGGTCGCCGGGGTCCTCGACGTCCTCCGGGACATCGCGCACACCACGGACATCACCATGCTCTGCGTGACCCACGAGATGAACTTCGCCCGGGACATCTCCGACCAGGTCCTGATGTTCGACGCGGGCCGGGTGATCGAGTCGGGGCCGCCGGAGAAGATCTTCTCCGACCCCGGGCACGAGCGGACCCGCGAATTCCTGTCGGCGGTGCTCTGAGCGTTCCCGTCGGCGGCGCCCCGGGCGCCGCCCGCGCCGGGGTTTCCCCGTGCTCCTTCGCCGGGGAGCGCGGGGAACGCCGTAGAAACCTCCAACGCCCCCTACCAGCAGGCGATTTGGCGGTTATGGTGGACAGAGTCCAGCTGTCCGGAAACCGTACCGTCCAGGGATCACCAGGCCACCGGGGCCACGAGGGGTCGAGGGGGAGAGCCGTGACGCTCCAGCACCAGCCGACGACGGCGCACCGGTCGGTGCAGCACGCCCTGCGCGTGCTGGAACTCGTCGCGCGCCGCGGCACCGGCGTCACCGACGACGAGCTGGCCCGGCACACGGCACTGCCGCCGGCCCGGCTCGCCCCGCTCCTGCGCATGCTGCTCCGCGAGGGGTACGTGGAACAGCTCGCGGACGGGGCGTATGTGACGGGCGCCGCGCTCACCCGGCTCGGCTCCGCCGCCGAGCGCGGCCACGCCCTGCGCGAGAAGCTCCAGAGCACCCTGGTCGGCCTGCGCGACTCGATCGGCGCCGCGGTCTATGTGAGCCGGTACGTGGACGGCGAGATCCGGGTCCTGACCGTCGCGGACGGGCCGGGCACGCCGAAGGTCAACGAGTGGGTGGACTTCCGCGTCGCGGGCCACGCCTGCGCGGTCGGCAAGAGCCTGCTCGGCCAGCTGGACGTGGCCGCGCGCCGGGACCACCTCGCGCGCCACAAGATGCCCCGGCTCACCTCGCGGACGATCACGAACGAGCGGGTGCTGCTCACCAAGCTCGCCGCCCAGGCCCCCACGGTCCCCGTCCTCGACATCCAGGAGTACGCGGTGGGCACGGTCTGCGCCGCCGTCCCCGTCACGGCGGGCTCCGCGGTCGGCTGCCTCGCCCTGTCCCTGCCGGTCGAGCGCGCGCACCGGCTGCGCGAGGCCGCGGAGACCCTGAACCGCAAGGCGGCGCCGGTGCTGCTCTCGCTGGCGATCTGAGCAGGCGGTCGGGCCACTGGCCGAGCCGGTGGTCGAGAGCACCCCCTGGGACCAGGTAATATTTTCTTCGTCAGCAGGCGCCGCTAGCTCAGTTGGTTAGAGCAGCTGACTCTTAATCAGCGGGTCCGGGGTTCGAGTCCCTGGCGGCGCACTAGCGATCAGGTCACCCACCTGGTGCTGGCTTCGAAGAGGGCGCTTCCGGTTTCCGGAAGCGCCCTCTTCGCGTTCCCGGAGGCGTCGCCTCCGCGTGCGATCATCGGATGTCGAGCGGATACCGGTGGTGGGGGGACAGCATGGTGTGGACGACCGTCATGGAACCGAGGCCCTTCGCGGCCCGGCGCCTCGTGTGCTTCCCGCACGCGGGCGGCTCGCCGCACTTCTTCCGCGCGTGGGGCAAGGCCCTCCAGGACTTCGAGGTGCACGCGGTCTGCTACCCGGCGCGCGGCGAGCGCATCGCCGAGCCACCCGCCACCGATCTGCGGCAGCTGGCCCGCGACCTCGCCCGGGAGCTGCGGCCGCTCCCGGACGGACGGCCCACGGTCTTCTTCGGGCACAGCATGGGCGCCTCCGTCGCCTACGAGGTCGCGCGGATCTGGCAGTCCCGGGGCGCGCGCCCCGAGCACCTCTTCGCCTCGGCGTCCCGGGCCCCGGGGACCGCGCAGGGCTCCCCCGAGGAGGCCGCGGGGCTCTCCGACGCGAAGGTCCTCGACGTGCTGCGCGGCCTCGGCGGCACGGAGGCGGAGCTGCTCGACAACCCGCTCTTCCTCGAACTCGTCATGCCGTACGTG is a window from the Streptomyces spectabilis genome containing:
- the ehuC gene encoding ectoine/hydroxyectoine ABC transporter permease subunit EhuC, coding for MTAGLWEHWVLPGIWITIQLTLYSAALATVVAFAVGMARTHRLRVVRFFAAFYTEVFRGMSALILMFWIFFVLPQLAGWALVPMWAAVLALGLSYGAYGAEIVRGALNAVAPAQREAGVALSFTPWQRMRLVLLPQAVPEMIPSFCNLLVELLKGTALVSLLGIGDVSFAAYLVRLATTESAQIYSITLVIYFVLAFLLTRGMKVLERKAKAGIGQFPEPGQGLGPWLRFRRPSAKSGELSSTGVTDVAGVSGITGVSGITGATGGGGAR
- a CDS encoding thioesterase II family protein; amino-acid sequence: MVWTTVMEPRPFAARRLVCFPHAGGSPHFFRAWGKALQDFEVHAVCYPARGERIAEPPATDLRQLARDLARELRPLPDGRPTVFFGHSMGASVAYEVARIWQSRGARPEHLFASASRAPGTAQGSPEEAAGLSDAKVLDVLRGLGGTEAELLDNPLFLELVMPYVSADFRMVAGYAAPADAAPLDCPVTVLLGDADTRVNTAHAEAWRDTTRAAFELFTLPGGHFYLADEPPYALIERAAGGRG
- the ehuB gene encoding ectoine/hydroxyectoine ABC transporter substrate-binding protein EhuB; this encodes MAPPLSNPIKTASGRTDGGRPGRAPGPPRRAVLASAAAIGAVGALGAAGCSRVPTGDTLARLKSQGTVRLGIAGEAPYGYINDKGDFTGEAVELAKIIFKRLGVGDVQPVATDFSSLIPGLKTQQFDVVSAGMYINKERCQQVIFSDPEYQMLDSFIVRKGNPMGLHSYADVVKKKAKFGTGTGYAEIAYAVDAGYKESDIVILQDPVAGLNAVEAGRIDVFGGTALTTRGVVKKSRKAEATDPFAPIVDGKKHVDGGGFTFRPSDTKLRDAFNVEIHKMKKSGELFRVLKRFGFTKAEMTTLTAKELCR
- the ehuA gene encoding ectoine/hydroxyectoine ABC transporter ATP-binding protein EhuA; the encoded protein is MSADTPLSKDRANPAVDGSELIRFDKVVKRFGSNTVLDELDFSVASGKHVTLIGPSGSGKTTILRLLMTLIKPDEGTIKVGDAYLTHEEKNGRLVPAGEKHVREVRKNIGMVFQQFNLFPNMKVLRNITEAPVTVLGLSKDEAEQRARDLLDLVGLGDKCDAYPTQLSGGQQQRVAIARALAMRPQVLLLDEVTSALDPELVAGVLDVLRDIAHTTDITMLCVTHEMNFARDISDQVLMFDAGRVIESGPPEKIFSDPGHERTREFLSAVL
- a CDS encoding DUF3830 family protein; this translates as MADRYIEVALAKRGVRATALLLADKAPVTCAAVWDALPLSGDVYHAKYARNEIYALFPPFAPEEPPLENPTITPIPGDLCYFTFTGTELGTSSHGYDRPQSGTIVDLALFYERNNLLINGDVGWVPGIVWGQVVDGLDALAEACNDLWRTGAQGETLSFRRQP
- the ehuD gene encoding ectoine/hydroxyectoine ABC transporter permease subunit EhuD, encoding MNHGTDKWDWGAVADFMPHFWDGVLVTLQVLALGSLISFSVGLLWALAFRAPTRFIRWPVGLITEFIRNTPLLVQLFFLFFVLPEWNIQFSAETTGTIAIGLHYSTYTAQVYRAGIEAVPVGQWEAAKALSLSYPRTWTAVILPQAIRRVVPALGNYVIAMLKDTPLLASIGVLELLQRSRLEAAQTFQYTEALTVVGVAFILIAYPSSLLLRALERRLVR
- a CDS encoding IclR family transcriptional regulator gives rise to the protein MTLQHQPTTAHRSVQHALRVLELVARRGTGVTDDELARHTALPPARLAPLLRMLLREGYVEQLADGAYVTGAALTRLGSAAERGHALREKLQSTLVGLRDSIGAAVYVSRYVDGEIRVLTVADGPGTPKVNEWVDFRVAGHACAVGKSLLGQLDVAARRDHLARHKMPRLTSRTITNERVLLTKLAAQAPTVPVLDIQEYAVGTVCAAVPVTAGSAVGCLALSLPVERAHRLREAAETLNRKAAPVLLSLAI